The nucleotide window TTATTTCGCGCCTGAAATCCCTGGAGCAGGAATCCTGAGCGTGTTTTCCTGTCCTTCTTCAAACCCAGCCATTGCGGTGCCCTAGGCCATGTCTAACGAAAACTCCCTGGTGATTCATCTGCTCGACAAGGAGTACCGTGTTGCCTGCCCGGCAGGCGAACAGGACAACCTGCTGGCCGCCGCTCGCCATCTGGACAACCAGATGCGCCAGGTACGCGACTCCAATGTCATTGGTCTGGAACGCATCGCCATCATGACCGCCCTGAACATGAGCCACGAGCTGCTCAATGCTCGCAAGCATGCCGCGCAGGATCCGGAAAGCGAGGCCCGCGTACAAGCCCTGCTCGGCCGCCTGGAAGACGAAATCCAGGCCTTCGAAGACGCCCGCCGCAAGTTGTAGCAGGGCCGCAACAGGCATCACGCGGCACGCAACACGCCAACAGCAACCCCACAGGGATCATACACACGCCCGCTCTCCTACAGGGGATCCCCGACCTGCACCCCAAAGCCCTGGTTCTGCTTTTGAACTTAGCTATTAATTATTCACTATTAATTATTAATTGCCGTTTGCTGCTGTTAACTGCCTTTCTGCCCTGTCAAGACTGTCACCCACCCACACCACTGTTATAATGGCTTCGAGTGTTTCCTGGCTCGTTTGCCAGAGGGCCATGTCCCTGAGCCGATAACGTAATACCCGGGGGCAAATATTGCCGTGTCCGTGTGCATGTCCGCCCAATGAGCGGAAAGCCTGAGGGCATAGTTGATGCCTCCACCTTGAACCATACGGTTCAAGGGTCAAGCCCGCAGCGGCGGACCGGGAAGCACCCTTTATTTCTTCGCCTGATGCTTGACGCCAGAGGCCGGATGCCTGATCAACAGCCACTCTCGCCATCGCAACGACAGCAGCGTCAGCATCTGCGCAGGCAGCTACGCCAACAGCGCCGACAACTTACCGCAGGTCAGCGCCGCCGTGCGGCTCGCCGTGCCGCCCCCGCCCTGATCAACGCCCTGCAACATCGCCCGGCAAATCATATTGCCCTGTACCTGGCCAACGATGGTGAGCTGGATCTGATCCCGGCCCTGTCCCACTTGCGCCTGCGCCGTAGCAGCACCTATCTGCCCTGGCTGGACCCACTGCGCCGTGGCCATCTGCGTTTTCGTCTGTGGCAGCCCCACCACCCCATGCAACCCAACCAGTATGGCATTGCCGAGCCCGCGCGGGCCCGTCGAGCCCGTGCTCTGTGGGCTCTGGACGTGATTCTACTGCCCGCCGTGGCCTTTGACCGCGCCGGTTACCGGATGGGAATGGGAGGAGGGTATTACGATCGCACCCTGGCCGACCTGAAACGACGACCGCGCCAACCCATGTTGCTGGCGGTGGGATACGATTTTCAGTGTGTGGAAAGAGGCGTGCTACCGCTGGCCCCGTGGGACCAGCCGGTAGATGGGATCGTTACTGCTGGGTCTGAGTGACCATGATACCGGCACTGTCAGCATAATGCTGATAGTCCGGCTCGTTGCCACCGTGGGTAATGCTGCTTACCAGCACTCCCAGCCCGAAAACGATTGCCAGTAGCACCAGGGCGTCCGGCTTCTTCTTCATTTTTCTATTCCCCAAAGTGGTACAGCTAAACAATACATACTGAGTAAAAAGTACTAACAGGACAGTCACTGTAATCGGATTGACTGCCGGAAAATGCCAACCGGGTCAAAATTTGACCATCTCGCTGAATAAAGTCAAGTAGTTACCCGCCTATCTTGACGTTTCTTAACAGAACAACGTCATAAGCCAGTGTTAACGGGTTCACAAAAATGCAACTACGCTCATATCCATAGAGCCAATCGCAGAACCCGACAGGCCTGCGGGGTATGTGACCACCCACTGCAGACCAGGTTCCCGAAGACGCGGACAATACGCTAGTTGAGGAACAGGCGATAGGCCGGATTATCGCTTTCTTCCACCATGGGGTAAGGCACCTTTTTCAGGTCCGCCAGCAACTGGCCGCCCTTGCCCTCTTCCACCTGGAAGCCCACCAGCACCCGACCATAGGCGGCACCGTGGTTGCGATAATGAAACAGACTGATATTCCACTTTCCGCCCAGCGACTGCAGGAACGCCATCAAGGCGCCGGGACGCTCGGGAAATTCCACCCGGAACAGGCGCTCGTGCAGGTCCTGCCGGGAAGTATGCCCTCCCACCAGATGCCGGATATGCAGCTTGGCCATCTCGTTGCCGCTCATATCCACCACGGGATAGCCCTTTTCATCCAATTCCTGCATCAAGGCCTGCAAGGCCTTGCCACCGGGCTTGAGCTGAATACCCACGAAGATATTGGCCTGCCGGTCATCGCTGTAACGATAGTTGAACTC belongs to Alcanivorax sediminis and includes:
- a CDS encoding cell division protein ZapA; this translates as MSNENSLVIHLLDKEYRVACPAGEQDNLLAAARHLDNQMRQVRDSNVIGLERIAIMTALNMSHELLNARKHAAQDPESEARVQALLGRLEDEIQAFEDARRKL
- a CDS encoding 5-formyltetrahydrofolate cyclo-ligase, whose product is MPDQQPLSPSQRQQRQHLRRQLRQQRRQLTAGQRRRAARRAAPALINALQHRPANHIALYLANDGELDLIPALSHLRLRRSSTYLPWLDPLRRGHLRFRLWQPHHPMQPNQYGIAEPARARRARALWALDVILLPAVAFDRAGYRMGMGGGYYDRTLADLKRRPRQPMLLAVGYDFQCVERGVLPLAPWDQPVDGIVTAGSE